The Pedosphaera parvula Ellin514 sequence AACCGCTTTCATTTTGTCAAAAGCTCAAAGTGAAGTTATCGCTTCTGCGTCCAGGTCACTGAGACATATTGCGCCTGCGGGATGACGAACTTCTTCACTTCGACCGTGATGGCTTGGGGTTGATATTCGTTGAGAATCATGTCAGCCAGGTTGGCCGAAAGCTTTTCAATCAGTTTCCAACTGCGGCCCTCGCCATATTTCAGCAAAGTTTGGGCGACAGCGTAATAATCGATGGTTTTCTGGATTCGATCGCTCACGGCGGCAGAGGTGAAGTCGAAGGTCATATCGATCGTGAGCAACAGCCGTTGCGGCCT is a genomic window containing:
- the folB gene encoding dihydroneopterin aldolase, producing the protein MSKITIKDLEVFYCVGVPDEERARPQRLLLTIDMTFDFTSAAVSDRIQKTIDYYAVAQTLLKYGEGRSWKLIEKLSANLADMILNEYQPQAITVEVKKFVIPQAQYVSVTWTQKR